One Epinephelus fuscoguttatus linkage group LG16, E.fuscoguttatus.final_Chr_v1 genomic window, TTGCCATACTCCAAATCATATGCCACAGACACAGTGGATCCAGGCAGTTTGCCTTTCTTTCTGACCATGACGAAGCCAACACCCAGCCGCTGGGCGAGCAGAGGCCCAAACAGGAAACCACGAGCATCTAAACCTGCatgcaaacagaaaatgtgGTACAggcaaaatgtaaaaagaaacatTAGGGCAGGATATACAGTGGATAGAAAACTGAAAATCTCATACAGATATAGTATATTAGCATCTTGCAGTGTTGTGAAGTTATCGtgttgacaaaatctgtccacagacaaacaaaaaaacagctaccAAAATACtctaaaaatacagtattttggCAGCCTCTGAAGTAGTGCCCCCTACATTAAGTGTCACaaggaccacattttgccatgacaCACACGCATTCACACAAACTTTGTTGCGGCtggtaataaaatataataaacagacaaacacagtgagGAAGGGTGAAAATAGATTTAACAGATCATGACAGACCTCAAATAAATGAGTTACTGCATAGCACGATGGTTCATGCTCTTTCCACTTCAtcaagattattatttttttgccagAAGACATCACAGGTTGGAAAGACATGGTAGTAAATAAGTGTACTGCCTCAAATATCTGGTTCGGTAGACATACTAAAAAGGACATGTATTACCAACTTGGACCAAAAATGTGCACTTCCGCATTCTCCCACAATGGATGTAACAAAGAACCCCTGCTCACAAAGCCATGGCAATTGCCGGTCTCATCAATTGCCATGGCTATCATGTAACAGACGTaacagcagcactgttgtcaACTTTCTTTATGAATCAAGCCACACATTTCTTGAGTGAGCAAGTTAGCCCCCACACATAATTTGAAAAAGCCAAAGCATATCATTCTAAACAAGCTGGCCAGTTATGAACCCAGCTTGGCCTATATGAATAATCAATGCCACTACCTTCTCAAGGTGTGTCGATGAATACTTTGGAAAGGCACTGTCGCCGCTCTTCATACTCTTCCTGTAAGGCTCGTCAGGTACAGAATATAAGTTTACATTAAAAGGTGCTTTGCTTTGGTTTCTCACCTACGAGCAGATCAACCTCCTGGTGATTCTTCCTGACATGATCCTCAAACAGGTCGATCACTGCTGTCAGAGCAGCTGGATCCTTCAGGATGGGACAGATATCCCtgcagcacatacacacattacgTCAGTATCTGCTCAGTTAAAATGCAAACCTATATCCAAACACATTTATATTGTGAGGGTGAGGGATGCATGAAGATATCAGCATATCATCAGCACTAGCTGATattgactttaaaataaaatattagaatgggccaacatgctttttcttatagGTTTATGTGATAATGCTTTATTCATATTGTCAATTATAAGCAACGCATCGTCATTCGTCACACAGGCAAAACTGGAACAAGGGTTAGTGTTTTCCACAATGAATGACTTAAACAGTCAAACAATAATCAAATTCGTCTTGAGCTCACCTCAGGCTCTAACTGACTGAAGCCAGGTTTGACTTACAGGCAGTGCGGCAAACAGATAAACCACTGTACTAACATTGCCCATTTGGCTGAAACAAACATGTACACAAGGGCGTAGTTAGCAGGTACACATACTGAGCAGAGATCTGGGTATCCTCCCCCAGGACATTTTAAGtgtcaaacacttcatttcctgcattctggtgaatttttaattataaatttgtggtggaaatgcttttatttcttatttttaaaaaaaagggagaacTAAGCCAATTTTCAAATTTCCTACAGGTTAATCCTATGGACTatgacagtccaaaaatattactAAACATGAACAGCTCTCTCCATAACCCAAAAACTAGAGTGTTAAAAGTAAAATTTGTGAtatcatagggtataaagtctagAGCTGCTCCACGGACAATGAATGGTGGCAGATAttgtagatgacactgagagcagccaggGAAATGCTGTGAGTATGTGGGTTTCACATatgagaacactacaacagcATAAAGCTCATTTGCTAttatcaacagaaaaaaaaaaagaatttgtgGGTCgacattcattgtctatggagcagcttcagactgtgacatcacaagtttaaaacgtccttctctggtttctggcttgaCAGAGAGCCATGGGAATAACAGTGGAATTCTTAATTTGGGGTGGTGTTGCCCTGTGATatcatctctgccaagtcaacATCCGCAGAGCTGATTTTACTCTTCCatccttttttgtcttttgtttgagGAAGTGACCTCTTTACATGATGTGCATGTAGCACCTATTCCCTTCAATGACACATTAATTCATTGTAATTTATTAACAAACCCCTGGACTTTCATAGCTGTATTTCAGTATTTCTACTCATGTTCCCCACATATCTGTGCTCTGTGAGATTTCGAGATTAACATTACATAAGTTAATAATACACCACTTTTGGGGCGCCAATATCTCTTATGTTTTTCCAAGGCAATAGGTTCCCTGCACGTGTCCGGTCCAAAGCTCGAGGCTCCTTCCCtcacctgctgtgtgtgagcCCTTTAATATACATAGATAAAACATGTGGAGCGTGGAAGCCACGGGGCCTGACGTCAGAGGAAGCTGTAACTTAGAGTCTTACCTGAACAGGATGCCCTTCTTCGGAAAGTCTGGAAAAGCTCGGATGTGCTTATGAACCAGCTGGAGTTTAGAGTCTGAGTCTGCTGCCATTCTAGCTGTCTGTGGGACGGATTACTTCTTGCTGCTCGCTGTCCCTTCAGCCAGTGTGTGCTGTATTCTTCCTCTCACGCATGCAGCTTTAAGTCGCACGTGGCCAACGCCCTCCTCCCGGTCTCAAGTGCGCATGTCCATGTTAAAGGGAAACACCAGTGGTCTAGGAGAGTTCagtgtttgtgaacatgagctactctctgtcaaagccagaaaccagagaagtaaatTTTAatcttgtgatgtcataaaatGTTTAATCACGATTAATCACTCGCGGTTAATCGGAAATTAATCACTTTTTTCTGTTCTAAATGTAGTATGAAtatttttcaagtttttaatACTCTGGTCAACATGGGAGTGGACAAATATACTTGCTTTATGCAAATGTATGTTTATTTGCaacaatctaaaaaaaaaaaataacaaacactgtCCAGAATATTCTCCAGAATAACCTCAAAGGTACTGCATGCTCACAATATATGCTGAAAGCATACCATGGCAAACTCAAGCCCAACAAGTGCCAACAGATGGACATATTGACCTGGATATAACATTACTTAGTAATACTAACACAATGGAGTTCcagctttacatttttaaaggttAACTTAACATtgcctgtgtttttttaagcagCTTGAGGTACTCAGGTGGTAACTCAATTCACATCAACTGTAAATACAAATAACTTTGATCTTGTTGAGAGAACCATCTGGCAGGGCCTTGAAGCTGAACTTAAGGTTTAGTGGCATTCAAAGGAATTTGCGTTAACACGTTAACTTTGCCCCCTGTATGGGGGATTTGGGGGGAAAAGTCATTCAATTTATCTTTACGTTTTTCTAAGTAAAACTGTGTAGTCAGATCCTTTGGGGCAAGACTCCTCCCTCAGGAAGGGGCGCAAAAccccccaggggcatcctgcctcaaaatattatttagttAGATTATCCAATTTATAGTCTTATGTGACTTTATATAGTAAATATCTACATATAGTATCAGTATAATATAGTTTCATCCTGTACTAAAAACAATTAGCCTGAAGGAAATGCTACAAGGCCTCCAGATAACCCATTAATGCATTACAGTTGggattttagtttgttttatttagttaaaCAGCTCGTTTTGTAGCTCGGGGGCTTTTTGCCCCAGTAGTGGAGCGAGACGCCACTACTACTACGCCACTACACCAcaagattttaatttttgtgttgTAATAACCAAATTGGCTACTGTATCAATTTATTTCTCTCAACAGTGTGTTGGTTTATGCATCATCATCTTGCACATGCTAAAATAATTCCCCAATATTTTTGCAGTGAATTCACTTCCTAACTTTGTGGACTCATAGAGTGTTCTTTTTAAAATTCCCCAGGGAAAGtatttatacccaaatgagttttatgctattgtagtgttctcagttctcaaacagaaaatgtacccatatactcagaacatccCCCTGTGTGCTCTCAGTGTCGACATTTTTCCTAGCAGCTTCAGACTTTATACCCGAAAGCATCACACGTTTAAGTTTTAGCACTCAAGTTTTTGAATTTGtcagagagttgttcatgttaacTAATATTaatggactgtcttagaccataggaataacaggtatgaattttgaaaattgaATTTTTAATTCATAATTGAATTGTGAATTCAAAATTAATTAGGCAATTAAAATGAACATAGGCATGTAGAACTTTTGctgttggtggtggtgtgtttttgtttgtttgtttgtttgtttgttttacatatttCAATGAGTATTTTGATCAGACAACAAAGTAATTAAAAAGACCCTTCCAGTCTTCCAGATCACCTCTTCTCTTTCCATTGAATATTACACTCACAGTAAGAATTACACTGGATTGTTTCTCATTCACAGCCAAACAATGTTAAGTTTAACATTCACCCTTAACCTATGTGTGATGCTTCAATTTTAGTCTGTCACTCGGTTGGCAATAGCCACACAACCCGTTTGAGCTGAGTGGAGTCTGTCCTGTACTGGCTTTTCAGTTATTAAAATGTATCTCACCTAAGGCCCTAACTGACTGAGGCCATCCTTGACCCACAGTAGTACTGGAAATAGGTAATCTACAGTTGTAACTATACAAACACTGTTTGACTAGAACAAACACAGGTACAGGCACAGACCaaaagagggggggggggggggggtgtgcATGCtgttgcagaacattatgagcCTATCTTTGACTATTTGGTGAAACCaaagtatttttattgtttttatgatcAAAGTTGTCACTTTCGCACCAATAGGCCATCTGTTGTCTGTTGTATGTTGTCTGTTTTCTGGGTAAAATGTGTCCTACGTGTTCAATTAAACATATGTTCCAAAGATCCAAGCTCCTTCCTTCACCTGCTGTGGCTGAAGCATTCATACTTACAGGGCCGGCCCTAGacttttcaattcaattcaatttcatttatgaagcccaatatcacaaaaaacaatttgcctcacagggctttacagcatacgacatccctgtgtccttaggaccctcacagtggataaggtaaaactcccccaaaaaaccctgtAACAaggaaacctcaggaagagcaactgaggagggatccctcttccaggatggacagacgtgcaatgtcgtacagaacagatcaacatgataaattaacggtaatccgtatgacaaaatgagacagagagagagacagagagagatgcaggacagacagtaatgacagcttacaacaacattaatttaagtaataatatttcaataataattacggctattgtggaACAATGTGTTGTaggtatgactaatgataacagcagcagtaggaggcatcaggcaggaccatagcagcagcacaaccatgTCACACGAATCCAGGCACAGTTGCGATACGAGGTAACCtgccagacagtggagcacaaaggctccggagaagaagccgagttagtgacatgcagtaatagTTAGtaatggagggagagagaaggagagaaggtgctcagtGAAATATAGGTGATGTAGAGGTCCCCCGGCACACTAGGCCTATGTCATCCTttctaggggctggtccaagccaagcctgagccagccctaactataagctttatcaaagaggaaagtcttaagtctagtcttaaatgtggagacggtgtctgccagTCAGGCTCTGGCTAGTGATCTaattttggagactttagggaccacgagtaacgctgcattctcagagcgcagtattctagtgggataatatggtactatgagctctctaagatatgacagagcctgaccatttaaagctttgtaagATCtgaattctggattttacagggagatGGTAGATTTTGGGGGCCCCTTTGTTTTGGCTACCCCAGTTATTCTAACATGTTGCCACTTCACATGACACTGAACAATGGCGTTGTTAGGCCTGAGTTTCTGAGGCTTCAGCTCAGAATGTTTAATAAATAGGCACAGATTTAAATAggctgtatgtttttgttttttttttaataaaactagGCCTAATGATAAGAATTGTCATTTTCATGCATTAAAGCCCTCAAAAATAATATGATACTGTTGATCAAAAATGCAGGTTTTGGATCAAATGTGTCAAATGCATACATTTTAAATGCTTAATATACTGTAAGGTAatataatgtataataatacattgtcatttattagtttattattttttgtattacgTATCTAAGATTTTAAAGTAACTaaagcagaaaaaataaatgtagtggagcaaAAAAATTGTTTCCCTCTTAGACGTAGTGGAGTAGGAGTATAGGAAATTGTAAAATAGAAACACACCTCAAAATTCTCAAAATTTTAATGATAGCAGTTGCATAGCTTTCTGTTTCTATTTTACACTAATTACTAAGAACTATGAATATTTTAGCATCACAAATTATGATTTAtctggagggaaaaaaataaatcgtCTTTAGGGGTAAATAAGATGCCAGAGTGCATTAAAGGTATCAAAACAGGGTttgttcttaaaaaaaaaaagggtcccCCTACAGAGGTCCACACTAGGCCCCCGATGTCCTCACGTCCTAGAAACGCCCCTGGTACTGAACCAACTTGTGTATTGCAAATATTAGTTTAAGCACACAGAATGTTCAAATAAGCATACGAAGCCTAAAGTGGGAACTATTATCAGGAACACGGTCTTTAAATAGACATTTCTCAAACATTTTTACACTGCGTACCACCTCTACTGTTAAATCATAGTGCCCTGCAGTAGTCAGGTTTATTCctaatcaaaatattatttattatttttgactGTTGTTAGCCACACCCATACTGTATGCAGTGGGGATAGCACAAGAAATGGCACTTAAACTCTTCTACACAACTCTCTTACAACACAAGTACCATCCCCTCATCAGCTGCTGTGGTGACCTCCCTGGCCAGTAGTTGCCACTAGCACTTGCACTCTGTTGATTGCCGTCCACCTCAGCTTCAGCATTGCTGCTTGAAATATTCTCCTCCTGATCTGCACCTCTCTTCCTAAAAGTTCCTGTTTGGAGCCACAattacagtgtttttaaacCATTTATTTCACCTTTGCTTACATTCTTGCTAATTAAGCATGTAACTGATCATGGACTTATGCGCACAATGTGGTAATGAAAGTGACTATGAAGCAGGCTGTTATCGCAACAAAAATATTACGGCAAAGGCTTATTTCAAATTATATTTCAGTGATCTCATAGTTTAAGTATTTTCATAATAAATGTTGTAGTATTTGACAGCATTATACACATTTAAATTCATATAATGTAGGGGTGACCAAACATATGACCGACGGGCCAACTGCGGCCCACTGCCCTGTTTTAAATGGCCCACAGCGAATTTTAAGAAATACATTGAAATATCGctatctctaaaaaaaaaatgcactgttTTTACATTGCACAGCTTACTTTATGCACAATGTCAATGTCATCTTGAAATACTAGCAAGCCCTGCCATTACACTTCTGGCTGATATAAAAGCTTAACCTCAGTAAACAAGGCggaaaaaagagaaatacaAAAAGCTTTGGATGGTCAGTGACTCAGAAAGCAACAGAACTTGAAGTAGCTCAATTAAACTTTAGTCCAACAGCAAAACTGCTACCAGTACCTCCTTGAATACTTCCTGATGCCACAGTCGTTTTGACatttggtgcttctcaaagtcaaagatgcttccttggtaggaGGGGTCCTTCAAAGTCAGGTCCTAAAGAGGCTAAGCAAGACTCCATGCTAGCACTCAGTAAAGACACATTGAAACAGTAAGCACCCAGGTGTGCATCGTTGAAGAGGGCATGCATTCAATTCTGGCAAATCATGCTCAAAGATTTGTTGGTACTTAATGCCCACTGAGGATGCACACATGCATTCTGGAAAGTTCTATGAAGGAAGGACTTGGTAGAATTTGAAAGATCTTGACACTGGAACAGTCCTTCCGTGGGTTTGATGATGTAAactccttgaaattcagctgtTTAATGATCCTTCCTTGGTTTTGATAAGCAccaattattaaaaaaagaaggacCAGGATAGGAAGTTTATTGTTAATTCACATTCTATGCTGGCACATATTGATAGTCAGACcaatcaccagaagaaaatgtcggcagtgtacatttcagcaaaccacaaaTGCGTTATATTAGCAAGTTTAGTATGTATTATagcaacatttctgcaaactatgaaTACGATAAATTTGCTTGTTTAGTACATGTCATAGGcctatcagtgtttctaaagtgaagtGAAGTAGTACATTAATTATCTTGAGGTGCAGGGGATGGTGAATGGCATGTCACCTATGGGCGAGacatctgccaagctgcagactactgttcaagacaaacacactgcaaaaccagttgtgttttaggGACCACTTGCTGTGTTTCTAGTGGCTACTTAGCCACTAAACGTACAACTTATTGCTGGTTTTCTGTCAgaatagagacacaaaaagtgattgttttttgggacgtcgctgcatttccagcttgGATTGTCCctaaaaccaggtattttaagccagaacATCTTTTCCTATCcataaccaagtgctttttCTGCCTAGACCTAActacacattcaccacagtgttgctgttgtGATAGTTACTTCAGTTACATCCACATCTGCAGAGGTGCATCAAAGAGTTTTATGTAATAAAATAGGAGTGGCATTTATTCTTCTTAAGTTTTGTCTCAAAGTAGGGAACAAAGGATCAGTGATGAATTATCAGGTTCAGTGGTCGATTCCCCCCAAtcgagggggggggggtgccaTCCCTTTTGTTGGAAAATTGACATGTCCTCCGCACTTCCCGTATCTGTGCCCTCTGTCCCCGGCACTTTTTACAGCCGTTACAACAGTTCAATTCGTTTTTAACATGTGGCATCGTCTTTTTCCGAGCCGTGTTTAAACGCACCATGAGTAGACTGCGCCAGGCTGCATACACATGCTGTCGTGTTGTGATCTGAATCAATCGCACAGACAAGACGTGTGCTGCTGggcactgctgctgtgtgttgactatgttcagcaaaccagcagtcagcaagaagcaaaaaaccttgcacagtttcttccaaacaaactgtgtaagttgagtaatgctgttgcatgtagataatgttagctaaatgatgactaattaatagatgccaatatatcaagttaagttagttaacaagaatactaatgttattgttacctatgttaaatcACTTGCTAGCTAATTTCATGCTAGGAAAAAGAACACTCCTCCTTAataagaacttgtgctcactattgctttgcacatattttttcaaTCGCTATTGCCACAGtagaaagagcagggtcagggaagagacagtggaccagaggccagcaaggatgatcatgcagggttcTCATAGgtgaggagagattataactggctggtagaaaatatctatagcataaaagtgactttgaggttaatttccacagctatgtcaccactactattccTAATTCTATTTataaattttgctttgcacatttattatctatattattgcaatagatagaagagggacagggagaaaccaggcaggtatcaggacagggacctgacagcagcaccaattatCAGCCCAAGGCTTCACAGGTAAGGACAAATTATAACTGACTAAGGAAACGTCTATAGGATAAGAGCAActctaagattaattttcacagctatttcagaactactcttatttatactctaaaatgttttctgtctgtattgcaatagcaatactactgcattatttgtgttttttaaaggcagcaggtataggtcatgccatttttccttatcttgattaattttgcacatctgtgctgatgatgtgtgcatgcaaaaaaacatcaaagctACATTGCACCCCCCTTGTTACAATTTAACAATTTGACCACTGATCAGGTTGCACAAGAGAAATGCTTGCAAGATTCTTAGCAGTGTAGTGGGTAGAGGATACAAGGCCACTAAGAGCATGTAGGCTATTTGTTTCAGCTCATCACTAGCTAGTTTACAATACATGCTCCTcaaaattcaatatttttatgGGTGTCAGTGCATATTGGTATCAAAGGAAATGAAATGGCAGATAAGGTTTAAAAGAAGGttacaaaaaataattacacTGATATGGCAGCTAGcttcagcaaaacaaaaatcaagagCATTACAATATTTAAGGAATAATTCGCCCACAAAATGatatatttgtatatcagtAAGTCATACCTTGTTACCTTGAATAAATTaagaaaactttgtgtttctcacatgcctccattgAAAATGGTGAAGGTATTGACTTACTGATTGACTGCAGACCACCtatcagcaaaactatatcaaaccatccatttacaaacactCACCTAACTCCTGCAGTAATCCAAGtcccatttatccagttgtatgctcagtgcttcccaaacacatgcatttttactgACACctcactatttaaaactgaaggTGAAATTTATCTATGCTCTTTGCAAAGCCACACTCCAATACAATGggtt contains:
- the aprt gene encoding adenine phosphoribosyltransferase translates to MAADSDSKLQLVHKHIRAFPDFPKKGILFRDICPILKDPAALTAVIDLFEDHVRKNHQEVDLLVGLDARGFLFGPLLAQRLGVGFVMVRKKGKLPGSTVSVAYDLEYGKAEVEIQEDAVAPGQKVLLIDDLLATGGTLYAACELMKKQQAEILGCLVVIELKELNGSDKLKSHSVFSLVQY